The bacterium genome includes a region encoding these proteins:
- a CDS encoding carbohydrate ABC transporter permease, which translates to MTAAGIPLRRLAGGTRVGVLTLVALVVVGAPIWVVIVNSLKPYRETVSPSLRFPETWMAVENYGVVFAEGELVRGFLNNAIVLAIALPLILVLSAAASWAMVRSSSRLLTPLRYAMLVGLVVPPAIVATIFTLKRLGIYGGLLGLALFYSALFIPLGVFLMIGFIRTIPRHLEEAARIDGASNLDILVRIIIPLLRPALITTTVIVMVAVWNDFLNPFMLLNDPDNNTLILSLFRFATGSTAAASYKWNLVFADVVVTSVPMIAIFYFVQKYMVHGLSGTER; encoded by the coding sequence ATGACCGCCGCCGGGATCCCGCTGCGCCGGCTTGCGGGTGGCACGAGGGTAGGAGTGCTCACCCTGGTGGCGCTGGTGGTCGTCGGTGCGCCGATCTGGGTCGTGATCGTCAACTCGCTCAAGCCGTACCGGGAGACCGTGTCACCCAGCCTCCGCTTCCCCGAGACCTGGATGGCCGTGGAGAACTACGGCGTGGTCTTCGCGGAGGGAGAACTGGTACGCGGTTTTCTGAACAACGCGATCGTCCTGGCGATCGCACTTCCGCTGATCCTCGTGCTGTCGGCTGCCGCGTCGTGGGCGATGGTGCGGAGTTCGTCCCGCCTGCTCACGCCGCTGCGGTACGCGATGCTGGTCGGCCTCGTCGTCCCGCCGGCGATAGTCGCCACGATCTTCACGCTCAAGCGCCTAGGAATCTACGGAGGACTTCTCGGGCTGGCGCTCTTCTATTCGGCCCTGTTCATCCCGCTCGGCGTCTTCCTGATGATCGGGTTCATCCGCACCATCCCGCGCCACCTGGAGGAGGCGGCACGGATCGACGGAGCCTCCAACCTCGACATTCTCGTCCGCATCATCATCCCGCTACTGCGGCCCGCGCTGATAACCACCACCGTGATCGTGATGGTGGCGGTGTGGAACGACTTCCTGAACCCCTTCATGCTGCTGAACGATCCGGACAACAACACCCTCATCCTGTCACTGTTCAGGTTCGCCACCGGATCGACCGCCGCCGCCTCGTACAAATGGAATCTCGTCTTCGCGGACGTTGTGGTGACGAGCGTGCCGATGATCGCCATCTTCTACTTCGTCCAGAAGTACATGGTCCACGGACTCAGCGGCACCGAACGATGA
- a CDS encoding sugar ABC transporter permease: MSNTGQRNAGRSGKRSLRDFTIRDLVVLVGPASLLVVGLYLLPFFINAVLSLFSWTAFRSDLEWIGLENYRRLDQNGLLWPTIFRTLQFTVICAGAMVVGSLLLALGLERNTRSNRILRTVFLVPLVLSPLAAGFVFRALLGLKGTVNTVLSAMTGSDIQIAWLGSGTLTLAVVGLATAWRWFPMILIVFLAGLISIPADAIDAARIDGAGPIALVRYVKLPLLAPAMTFAVVVSLIVSLNVFETIVVLTDGGPGRTTEVLNFLIIQEFGEGRFASAAALSTVLYGAIFLMIIGVVARLRRSEVTL; encoded by the coding sequence GTGTCAAATACCGGACAGCGGAACGCCGGGCGGTCTGGCAAACGGAGCCTGCGTGACTTCACCATCCGCGACCTGGTGGTACTTGTCGGTCCGGCGTCCCTGCTGGTCGTAGGCCTCTATCTCCTGCCCTTCTTCATCAACGCTGTCCTGTCTCTCTTCTCCTGGACGGCGTTCAGGTCGGACCTTGAGTGGATCGGGCTGGAGAACTACCGGCGACTCGACCAGAACGGCCTCCTCTGGCCGACTATCTTCCGCACCTTGCAGTTCACCGTCATCTGCGCGGGGGCAATGGTCGTGGGCTCACTCCTCCTTGCCCTGGGTCTCGAGCGCAACACCAGGAGCAACCGGATCCTACGCACGGTATTCCTGGTACCGCTGGTGCTGTCCCCCCTGGCCGCCGGATTCGTGTTCCGCGCCCTGCTCGGGCTCAAGGGAACGGTGAACACCGTCCTTTCGGCAATGACCGGGAGCGACATACAGATTGCGTGGCTCGGCAGCGGAACCCTCACCCTCGCCGTAGTCGGACTCGCCACGGCATGGCGCTGGTTCCCGATGATCCTGATCGTGTTCCTGGCGGGACTCATCTCGATTCCGGCGGATGCGATCGACGCGGCGAGGATCGACGGCGCCGGGCCCATAGCCCTGGTCCGGTACGTCAAGTTGCCGCTTCTGGCGCCGGCCATGACCTTCGCGGTCGTCGTGTCTCTGATCGTCTCCCTGAACGTCTTCGAGACCATCGTCGTACTGACCGACGGCGGGCCCGGACGGACCACCGAGGTGCTCAACTTCCTCATCATCCAGGAGTTCGGGGAGGGTCGGTTCGCATCCGCCGCGGCACTCAGCACCGTCCTGTACGGCGCGATCTTCCTCATGATCATCGGCGTCGTGGCCCGGCTCCGGCGGAGCGAGGTGACTCTATGA
- a CDS encoding SDR family NAD(P)-dependent oxidoreductase, which yields MREDFSGQVVIITGACGGIGEAIVRSFASAGASVALCDTRGAELNELTEQLRSGGTVVKSRVLDVTDSDEAERFCSAVAGELGSIDHLVNTVGVVDHVGDVVQLSLESWNKCLATNLTSAFIMAKHAVPHMISAGGGSIVNIASVSAFGNQLGAMAYSVSKAGMVSLTKSEAIDLARHNIRANAVCPGSVYTPLVDLAVVLTATDTGRTPAETRADWEEQYPTGRFSYPKEVAGLVLFLSSSRAANITGSSFVVDGGLTALLPER from the coding sequence ATGAGAGAGGACTTTTCAGGGCAGGTCGTGATCATCACCGGGGCGTGTGGCGGGATAGGTGAAGCGATCGTCAGGTCGTTTGCCTCTGCCGGAGCGAGCGTCGCGTTGTGCGACACGCGGGGAGCCGAGCTCAATGAGCTAACCGAGCAGTTGCGAAGTGGCGGCACGGTCGTAAAGAGCCGGGTACTGGACGTCACGGACAGCGACGAAGCCGAGAGGTTCTGCTCGGCGGTTGCGGGTGAGCTGGGTTCGATCGATCATCTGGTCAACACCGTCGGCGTTGTCGACCATGTAGGCGATGTGGTCCAGCTGTCGCTCGAGTCGTGGAACAAGTGCCTGGCGACGAACCTCACCTCCGCGTTCATCATGGCGAAGCACGCCGTACCCCATATGATCTCCGCCGGTGGCGGGTCGATAGTCAACATCGCCTCGGTGTCGGCCTTCGGCAACCAACTCGGCGCAATGGCCTACTCGGTGTCAAAGGCGGGCATGGTCTCTCTCACGAAGAGCGAGGCAATCGATCTAGCCAGGCACAACATCAGGGCGAACGCGGTATGTCCCGGCTCGGTGTACACCCCGCTGGTCGACTTGGCGGTCGTGCTGACCGCGACGGACACGGGACGTACGCCTGCCGAGACGCGGGCCGATTGGGAGGAGCAGTACCCCACTGGTCGCTTCTCGTATCCGAAGGAGGTAGCCGGTCTGGTCCTGTTCCTGTCCTCGTCACGGGCGGCGAACATCACCGGCTCCAGCTTCGTGGTCGACGGAGGTCTTACCGCGCTCCTACCCGAGCGCTAG
- a CDS encoding extracellular solute-binding protein: MGQKPTTRLIILGVALALVGLACGEEAAEEATTQATVAATEATVAATEATDAPTTTAAPETTAMAESEPALPFEGVELQLWRPNWDQAGIDAITEGFQELTGAVIEVTMIPPTASDNVLPRWAAGERPDILYLEGFSSVIATLNPAENLLSLDGMDFTANITPALSPFGVIDGVRYWAPLTAPTVNGLLYNKKVVADLGLELPGTLDEMLSFCATARDAGTTPVIIGEASTFMGWVVQQAMIADYLVANPDLVERLQSGQASFTDPEFVKRLQALRDMKDADCFQENAEAVDFSTSMTSFMEDEGAIWACASFCIPDLLGAFGPEAVEEKVGFLPISYAETAVWLYGADHWGVLLAKTGDAEREAAARAYVDYITGEGYPLYLEKAREPSRYPNHPVPDPDALPTPVKTGQAAASEYPAAAALDPRLLCSFGDLFTFLSELFVGQKTAIEIAEAMDSAFAQSCADLGVPGF, translated from the coding sequence GTGGGACAGAAACCAACTACACGCCTGATCATCCTGGGAGTAGCGCTGGCCCTGGTAGGGCTCGCGTGCGGCGAAGAGGCGGCCGAGGAAGCCACGACGCAAGCCACAGTCGCCGCCACCGAAGCAACCGTGGCCGCCACGGAGGCAACGGACGCACCGACCACGACCGCGGCCCCGGAGACCACGGCTATGGCCGAATCCGAGCCGGCCCTGCCGTTCGAGGGTGTGGAGCTCCAACTCTGGCGTCCCAACTGGGACCAGGCAGGCATCGACGCCATAACCGAGGGATTCCAGGAGCTGACAGGCGCCGTGATCGAGGTCACGATGATCCCGCCGACCGCGTCGGACAACGTCCTGCCGCGATGGGCGGCTGGTGAGCGGCCGGACATTCTCTACCTCGAGGGGTTCTCGAGCGTGATAGCCACGCTCAATCCGGCCGAGAACCTGTTATCGCTGGACGGTATGGACTTCACGGCCAATATCACACCCGCTCTCTCCCCGTTCGGCGTGATCGATGGTGTCCGCTACTGGGCGCCGCTGACCGCACCGACGGTGAACGGGTTGCTGTACAACAAGAAGGTGGTTGCTGACCTGGGGCTCGAGCTTCCGGGCACCCTGGACGAGATGCTCTCCTTCTGCGCGACGGCCCGCGACGCCGGCACCACACCCGTGATCATCGGCGAGGCCTCCACCTTCATGGGATGGGTCGTCCAGCAGGCGATGATCGCCGACTACCTGGTGGCCAATCCCGACCTAGTCGAGCGGCTCCAGAGCGGCCAGGCGAGCTTCACGGATCCCGAGTTCGTAAAGCGACTGCAGGCGCTCCGGGACATGAAGGACGCCGACTGCTTCCAGGAGAACGCGGAGGCGGTCGACTTCTCGACGTCGATGACCAGCTTTATGGAGGACGAAGGCGCCATCTGGGCCTGCGCATCCTTCTGCATCCCGGACCTGCTGGGGGCCTTCGGCCCCGAGGCGGTGGAGGAGAAGGTCGGATTCCTGCCGATCTCCTACGCCGAGACGGCCGTCTGGCTGTACGGAGCGGACCATTGGGGAGTGCTCCTGGCCAAGACCGGTGATGCGGAACGTGAAGCCGCGGCACGTGCATACGTGGACTACATCACGGGCGAGGGCTATCCGCTGTACCTCGAGAAGGCTCGCGAGCCGTCCCGGTACCCCAACCACCCGGTACCGGATCCCGACGCGTTACCGACGCCCGTGAAAACGGGCCAGGCAGCCGCCAGCGAGTATCCCGCAGCAGCAGCGCTCGACCCGAGGCTGCTCTGCTCGTTCGGTGACCTGTTTACCTTCCTGTCGGAACTGTTCGTGGGCCAGAAGACAGCGATAGAAATCGCCGAGGCCATGGACAGCGCCTTCGCCCAGTCCTGTGCCGATCTCGGAGTGCCGGGCTTCTAG
- a CDS encoding SDR family NAD(P)-dependent oxidoreductase — protein MAWSVASGLEGQGVIVTGAAGGIGRATAEAFATAGARVMAVDLHQAAADEVVAGMQGDGHIAVGQDLRDLDAHRALIARAYDELGGLKALAHLAAVLARQDSVDDVTEADWDFQLDTNLKASFFLCRAAADAMIEAGEGGSITLFSSQGWWTGGFGGSVVYCASKGGIVSMTRGLARTYGPHQIRVNAIAPGLVDTPMLMDDLAPEVFEALKEATPLKRVADPSELGGVVVFLASDHASYVSGATLNVSGGFLMY, from the coding sequence ATGGCTTGGAGCGTGGCTTCCGGACTCGAAGGGCAAGGGGTGATAGTCACCGGAGCCGCCGGAGGGATCGGTCGGGCCACGGCCGAGGCCTTCGCTACCGCCGGGGCGCGTGTGATGGCGGTCGACCTCCACCAGGCGGCCGCTGACGAGGTGGTGGCGGGGATGCAAGGCGATGGGCACATCGCGGTGGGCCAGGACCTGAGGGACCTCGATGCCCACCGCGCCTTGATCGCCCGGGCCTACGACGAGTTGGGCGGCCTCAAGGCGCTGGCCCACCTGGCGGCGGTCCTGGCCCGCCAGGACTCTGTTGACGACGTGACCGAAGCCGACTGGGACTTCCAGTTGGACACCAACCTCAAGGCCAGCTTCTTCCTCTGCCGGGCCGCCGCAGACGCGATGATCGAAGCAGGCGAGGGCGGGAGCATCACCCTGTTCTCGTCCCAAGGGTGGTGGACCGGCGGCTTCGGCGGTTCGGTCGTCTACTGCGCATCCAAGGGAGGGATCGTCTCGATGACCAGAGGCCTGGCGCGTACCTACGGTCCCCACCAGATCCGGGTCAACGCCATCGCCCCCGGCCTGGTCGATACCCCCATGCTCATGGACGACCTGGCGCCCGAGGTGTTCGAAGCTCTCAAGGAAGCGACCCCGCTGAAGCGGGTCGCCGATCCATCGGAACTCGGGGGTGTGGTGGTGTTCCTGGCCAGCGATCACGCCTCCTACGTGAGCGGCGCAACCCTAAACGTGAGCGGCGGCTTCCTGATGTACTGA
- a CDS encoding mandelate racemase/muconate lactonizing enzyme family protein: protein MKVARVEAIPVSYPEPNDFNAIRHLCLVKLTTDDGTVGWGESVTMWPESSFATASIIDGMADLVIGKNPVHNDVIFRSLKDRAWWYGYEGGIASFAIAALDIALWDLKGKALGASVLDLLGGPVHERLPGIASSHAHYESIPEMAEEAVEWLSTGLQGVKVGFGKRGNAHLGFEHDRDVEYVRQMREAIGPDRSLMIDLGWVIKWDVMTAIKRTQAFDEYDIDWIEEPLGDWDPEGYANLRSKTKTLIAYGEKEWTLRGFERVLATGTVDVVGCDPGRAEGITGFKKMADRVEQHRRQANAHAWSSSIVTAASLAVSFSSSACKLFEFKPLENPMQHDLVAEPFDHENGWVYPPSGPGLGIAVDERVVDRYRTERVLG, encoded by the coding sequence ATGAAGGTTGCAAGAGTCGAAGCCATCCCGGTCAGCTACCCCGAACCGAACGACTTCAACGCCATCCGCCATCTCTGCCTGGTGAAACTGACCACCGACGACGGGACGGTGGGATGGGGCGAGTCGGTCACCATGTGGCCCGAGTCGAGCTTCGCCACGGCGTCGATCATCGACGGCATGGCGGACCTGGTGATCGGCAAGAACCCGGTTCACAACGACGTGATCTTCCGCTCCCTGAAGGACCGGGCCTGGTGGTACGGCTACGAGGGGGGTATTGCCAGCTTCGCGATCGCGGCGCTCGACATCGCCCTCTGGGACCTGAAGGGCAAGGCCCTCGGGGCGAGCGTTCTCGACCTGCTCGGCGGCCCCGTCCACGAACGATTGCCCGGCATCGCGTCGTCCCACGCCCACTACGAGTCGATCCCCGAGATGGCCGAGGAGGCTGTCGAGTGGCTGTCCACCGGTCTGCAGGGGGTGAAGGTGGGCTTCGGCAAGCGGGGCAACGCCCATCTGGGATTTGAGCATGACCGGGACGTCGAGTACGTGCGCCAGATGAGAGAGGCCATCGGGCCGGACAGGAGCCTCATGATCGACCTGGGATGGGTCATCAAATGGGACGTGATGACCGCCATCAAGCGGACCCAGGCCTTCGACGAGTACGACATCGACTGGATCGAGGAACCCCTGGGTGACTGGGACCCCGAGGGCTATGCCAACCTCCGTTCCAAGACCAAGACCCTGATCGCCTACGGCGAGAAGGAGTGGACGCTACGGGGCTTCGAGCGGGTGCTGGCAACCGGGACGGTTGACGTGGTCGGGTGCGATCCGGGCCGGGCGGAAGGCATAACCGGGTTCAAGAAGATGGCCGACCGGGTCGAACAACACCGGCGGCAAGCCAACGCCCATGCCTGGTCGTCGTCCATCGTCACCGCCGCCAGCCTGGCGGTGAGCTTCAGCAGCAGCGCCTGCAAGCTGTTCGAGTTCAAACCGCTCGAGAACCCGATGCAGCACGATCTGGTGGCCGAGCCGTTCGACCACGAGAACGGATGGGTATACCCGCCGTCGGGCCCGGGGCTCGGCATCGCAGTCGATGAGAGGGTCGTGGATCGCTACCGCACCGAACGGGTGCTGGGCTGA
- a CDS encoding SDR family NAD(P)-dependent oxidoreductase: protein MVSPGAGSPVAGQVAAITGAAGVIGAAIARAFVDAGIRVVLGDVRVADLDRLAVELGGRSVAVACPADVSRPDDVRRLVGMAPEVYGRLDALVNVAGITHVDDILEISLDTWRHVMAVNLEGPLVAAQQAARLMSAQDVDPDTQRRGIIVNISSQGAELPIPTSTAYGVSKVALNYLSRTLATALERRSIATTIVYPGMVYDGMWKWVNRRRSQLWGYDLDEVVRRDLAETPTGSFQDPDDLARMVLYAVATPGMLTNGRVLWSEAHLEW from the coding sequence GTGGTCTCGCCCGGCGCGGGTTCGCCGGTGGCAGGCCAGGTCGCGGCCATCACGGGCGCAGCCGGAGTGATCGGCGCGGCAATCGCCCGCGCGTTCGTGGACGCAGGTATCCGGGTGGTGCTGGGGGATGTGAGGGTTGCGGACTTGGATCGGTTGGCGGTCGAACTCGGCGGTCGTTCCGTTGCCGTTGCCTGCCCCGCCGACGTGAGCCGGCCGGACGATGTGCGCAGGTTGGTGGGGATGGCGCCGGAGGTTTACGGCCGGCTGGACGCGTTGGTCAACGTCGCCGGGATCACCCACGTGGATGACATCTTGGAGATCTCACTGGATACATGGCGCCACGTTATGGCGGTCAACCTAGAGGGTCCACTGGTCGCCGCCCAGCAGGCGGCCCGGCTCATGTCTGCGCAGGATGTCGATCCTGATACGCAGAGGAGGGGAATCATCGTCAACATCAGCTCCCAGGGCGCCGAGTTGCCGATCCCGACCTCCACTGCATACGGGGTCAGCAAGGTGGCGCTCAACTATCTCTCGAGAACACTGGCAACTGCCCTGGAGCGGCGCTCCATCGCCACCACGATCGTCTATCCCGGTATGGTCTACGACGGTATGTGGAAATGGGTGAACAGGCGGCGAAGCCAGTTGTGGGGGTATGACCTCGACGAGGTCGTCCGGCGGGACCTTGCGGAGACTCCCACCGGTAGCTTCCAGGATCCCGATGACCTGGCGCGGATGGTCCTCTACGCGGTCGCAACCCCGGGGATGTTGACCAACGGCCGTGTCCTCTGGTCGGAAGCGCATCTGGAGTGGTGA
- a CDS encoding VOC family protein — protein sequence MVIENLRRIHHIGITVQDVGRSVEFWRSFLGIEERWRQVLGAPYLGRVTGYPGVSIDIAIIDLPGGAVLEILDYQVDGKNPNPPETANPGNVHICIEVDDIEEMWDRAIRSGATPISPGPVEVTAGPNTGVKACYLRDPDGITLELLKPVGAGR from the coding sequence ATGGTGATCGAGAACCTGCGGCGGATACACCACATCGGCATAACCGTTCAAGACGTGGGCCGGTCAGTGGAGTTCTGGCGCTCCTTCCTGGGCATCGAGGAGCGTTGGCGCCAAGTCCTCGGCGCCCCCTACCTCGGCCGGGTGACCGGCTATCCCGGTGTCAGTATCGACATCGCCATCATCGACCTCCCCGGCGGCGCCGTGCTCGAGATCCTCGACTACCAGGTCGATGGCAAGAACCCCAACCCTCCGGAGACCGCCAATCCCGGCAACGTCCACATATGCATCGAGGTGGACGACATCGAGGAGATGTGGGATCGGGCCATCCGGAGCGGCGCCACCCCGATCAGCCCGGGCCCGGTGGAGGTGACCGCCGGTCCCAACACCGGGGTGAAGGCCTGCTACCTGCGGGATCCTGACGGCATCACGCTGGAGCTGCTCAAGCCGGTGGGGGCCGGCCGGTAG